A genome region from Leptodactylus fuscus isolate aLepFus1 chromosome 6, aLepFus1.hap2, whole genome shotgun sequence includes the following:
- the LOC142209547 gene encoding uncharacterized protein LOC142209547, whose translation MSSIDEMLSQLRASVEVRGQQWLQEKVQTMLQGPGETPAMAPPTSPRRLRRTRPPARLSPEEAPRAQRRRRSPSKDPPSQAAGRSASSRQSRGRRNPVVRRDSRRRQQAASPPFQDGSRRSKPGSASQHDVDALEMGLQSAGPLQGGDGGLDPLGPVSGATDLSQSPAPSSSSSDEARRAQSSVGAVSSANEVPMVGLQRDLVMAPKPDTEQTTDGVTALVQSGECASVSSSPVPLLPTQGGELHSGEVGRGLMDFMGVLGHLLRSVQPSAAPSPASVSVPGLPPPFLASGSSGASSLSGGAAISSVAQEGESGGQSGQEKENEECGKKEKGEAMQRFYDSEAVYVCLEGPLGAHLEQEVRDKIWKGEYVEIFSLLPLERFNLDRAKKDESKKEEEEERRYRLIPRTFSNWLQAFTILASVIGEKAPENCSALFCYMDVIGEAYRVYGGQAWLRYDEQFRQRKALRPSIRWDHKDISLWLKLMVPVRTGQSFPAGAGGTNGAGRSASTLKGLCFAYNEGTCKYGSKCKFKHECSYCGGGSHGESRCFKRGKGKGGNAVGKGLKESSPDIFGGGVPGVEDKRLWGYDWGDEPGRFWTGF comes from the coding sequence ATGTCGTCTATCGATGAGATGCTTTCTCAGCTCAGAGCATCAGTGGAGGTGAGAGGACAGCAGTGGCTGCAGGAGAAGGTGCAGACTATGCTTCAGGGGCCTGGGGAGACCCCTGCTATGGCTCCCCCTACATCTCCCAGACGGCTGCGAAGGACCAGGCCTCCGGCGCGCCTCAGCCCTGAAGAGGCCCCAAGAGCCCAGCGCCGCAGAAGGAGCCCCTCTAAGGACCCTCCTAGCCAGGCTGCCGGAAGGTCCGCTTCCTCCAGGCAATCCAGGGGAAGGAGGAATCCTGTAGTGCGGCGGGACTCGAGGCGGAGGCAGCAGGCCGCGTCTCCGCCATTTCAAGATGGCAGCAGGAGATCCAAACCAGGTTCGGCTTCACAGCATGATGTCGATGCTCTGGAGATGGGGCTGCAATCCGCAGGCCCCCTGCAAGGTGGTGATGGCGGGCTAGATCCCCTAGGCCCTGTCAGCGGTGCGACAGATTTGTCGCAGTCTCCGGCTCCAtcgtcttcttcctccgacgAGGCTAGAAGGGCGCAGTCTTCAGTTGGTGCTGTCTCCTCTGCTAATGAAGTCCCCATGGTTGGCCTTCAGAGGGATCTCGTGATGGCACCAAAACCGGACACAGAACAGACGACTGATGGGGTCACAGCCCTCGTGCAGTCAGGTGAATGTGCATCTGTCTCATCTTCTCCTGTTCCCCTGTTACCAACTCAGGGTGGGGAATTACATTCTGGGGAGGTGGGCAGGGGATTGATGGATTTTATGGGGGTTCTGGGCCACCTATTGAGAAGTGTTCAGCCGTCGGCGGCACCTTCTCCGGCTTCCGTGTCGGTACCTGGGCTTCCCCCACCGTTTTTGGCCTCAGGGAGTAGCGGGGCAAGTTCTTTGAGTGGGGGTGCAGCAATTTCATCAGTAGCACAGGAGGGGGAATCTGGGGGTCAAAGTGGGCAAGAGAAGGAGAATGAAGAGTGTGGGAAGAAGGAAAAAGGGGAGGCCATGCAGAGGTTCTATGATTCAGAGGCAGTGTATGTCTGCTTAGAGGGGCCTCTGGGGGCGCACTTGGAGCAGGAGGTGAGGGATAAGATATGGAAGGGGGAGTACGTGGAGATATTCTCCCTACTTCCTCTTGAACGTTTTAACTTGGATAGGGCCAAGAAAGACGAGTCaaaaaaggaggaggaagaggagaggcgTTATAGACTAATACCGAGGACGTTCTCCAATTGGTTGCAAGCCTTTACAATTCTGGCGAGCGTCATTGGTGAAAAGGCACCAGAGAACTGTAGCGCTCTTTTCTGTTATATGGACGTGATAGGTGAGGCCTACAGGGTGTATGGGGGCCAAGCATGGCTTCGTTATGACGAGCAATTTCGTCAGCGCAAAGCCTTGCGTCCAAGTATAAGATGGGACCATAAGGACATCAGCCTGTGGTTGAAATTGATGGTGCCAGTACGGACTGGGCAGTCTTTTCCAGCCGGCGCCGGTGGTACCAATGGAGCCGGACGCTCGGCGTCAACTCTTAAAGGGCTTTGTTTCGCCTATAATGAAGGAACTTGCAAGTACGGCTCAAAATGCAAGTTCAAGCATGAATGCTCCTATTGTGGTGGGGGGTCCCATGGAGAATCTAGGTGTTTTAAAAGAGGGAAGGGAAAAGGAGGGAATGCTGTTGGAAAAGGACTTAAGGAGTCAAGTCCAGACATTTTTGGTGGGGGGGTCCCTGGAGTTGAAGACAAAAGGTTGTGGGGGTATGATTGGGGAGATGAGCCGGGTAGGTTCTGGACTGGATTCTGA